In the Caenorhabditis elegans chromosome X genome, one interval contains:
- the pdk-1 gene encoding 3-phosphoinositide-dependent protein kinase 1 (Confirmed by transcript evidence) — protein MEDLTPTNTSLDTTTTNNDTTSDREAAPTTLNLTPTASESENSLSPVTAEDLIAKSIKEGCPKRTSNDFMFLQSMGEGAYSQVFRCREVATDAMFAVKVLQKSYLNRHQKMDAIIREKNILTYLSQECGGHPFVTQLYTHFHDQARIYFVIGLVENGDLGESLCHFGSFDMLTSKFFASEILTGLQFLHDNKIVHRDMKPDNVLIQKDGHILITDFGSAQAFGGLQLSQEGFTDANQASSRSSDSGSPPPTRFYSDEEEENTARRTTFVGTALYVSPEMLADGDVGPQTDIWGLGCILFQCLAGQPPFRAVNQYHLLKRIQELDFSFPEGFPEEASEIIAKILVRDPSTRITSQELMAHKFFENVDWVNIANIKPPVLHAYIPATFGEPEYYSNIGPVEPGLDDRALFRLMNLGNDASASQPSTPSNVEHRGDPFVSEIAPRANSEAEKNRAARAQKLEEQRVKNPFHIFTNNSLILKQGYLEKKRGLFARRRMFLLTEGPHLLYIDVPNLVLKGEVPWTPCMQVELKNSGTFFIHTPNRVYYLFDLEKKADEWCKAINDVRKRYSVTIEKTFNSAMRDGTFGSIYGKKKSRKEMMREQKALRRKQEKEEKKALKAEQVSKKLSMQMDKKSP, from the exons ATGGAGGATCTCACACCAACTAACACGTCGCTCGACACCACAACTACTAACAATGACACGACATCGGATCGTGAAGCGGCGCCAACG acgCTCAACTTAACACCAACAGCAAGTGAATCGGAGAACAGCTTATCCCCAGTCACCGCCGAAGATCTCATAGCTAAAAGCATTAAAGAAGGATGTCCGAAGAGAACTTCCAACGACTTCATGTTTCTTCAGAGTATGGGCGAAGGAGCCTACAGCCAG GTATTCCGATGTCGCGAAGTGGCAACAGATGCGATGTTCGCCGTCAAAGTGCTCCAGAAGTCGTACCTCAACCGCCATCAAAAAATGGACGCAATCATTCGCGAGAAGAATATCTTAACATACCTGTCACAAGAATGCGGTGGTCATCCGTTTGTCACACAGCTCTACACACATTTTCACGACCAGGCTAgaattt ATTTCGTGATCGGACTTGTTGAAAATGGTGATCTTGGCGAGTCGCTGTGCCATTTTGGATCATTCGACATGCTCACCTCAAAATTCTTTGCCTCGGAAATCCTCACCGGACTGCAATTCCTACACGACAACAAAATTGTGCACAGAGACATGAAGCCGGACAATGTGCTCATCCAGAAAGACGGTCACATTCTCATCACAGATTTTGGAAGTGCCCAGGCGTTTGGCGGTCTCCAACTGTCACAGGAGGGCTTTACGGATGCGAATCAGGCAAGCTCGCGATCTTCGGATTCTGGATCGCCGCCGCCAACTCGATTCTATTCGGATGAGGAGG AAGAGAACACTGCTCGACGTACCACATTTGTTGGAACTGCTCTCTACGTGAGCCCGGAGATGCTAGCTGACGGAGATGTGGGACCACA AACCGACATTTGGGGATTGGGATGTATCCTTTTCCAGTGTCTAGCCGGACAGCCACCATTCAGAGCCGTCAACCAGTACCATCTTTTGAAAAGAATCCAGGAGTTGGATTTCTCGTTCCCAGAAGGATTTCCAGAGGAAGCGTCGGAAATTATCGCAAAGATTTTG GTGCGCGACCCGAGTACCCGTATCACCAGTCAAGAACTTATGGCtcacaagttttttgaaaacgttgaCTGGGTGAACATTGCAAATATCAAGCCACCAGTCCTGCACGCCTACATTCCAGCCACATTTGGCGAGCCGGAGTACTACTCTAACATTGGGCCTGTCGAGCCGGGACTTGATGATCGTGCCTTGTTCCGTTTGATGAATTTGGGAAATGATGCTAGCGCATCACAGCCATCAAC ACCGTCTAACGTGGAACATCGCGGAGACCCATTTGTTTCGGAAATTGCACC ACGCGCCAATTCGGAAGCCGAAAAGAACCGCGCCGCACGTGCGCAGAAGCTCGAAGAGCAACGTGTCAAAAACCCATTCCACATCTTCACCAACAACTCGCTCATTTTGAAACAAGGATATTTGGAAAAGAAGCGAGGATTGTTTGCCAGACGCCGAATGTTCCTGTTGACCGAAGGACCGCATCTCTTGTACATTGATGTGCCGAATCTTGTGCTCAAAGGAGAGGTACCATGGACGCCGTGCATGCAGGTGGAGCTAAAAAACTCGGGAACTTTCTTTATACATACG cccaacCGCGTCTACTACTTGTTTGATCTCGAAAAGAAAGCAGATGAGTGGTGTAAGGCTATCAATGATGTTCGCAAGCGGTACTCGGTGACTATCGAAAAGACTTTTAACTCTGCGATGCGTGACGGAACATTTGGCAGCATTTATGGAAAGAAAAAGTCCAGAAAG gaaatgATGCGTGAACAGAAGGCGCTGCGCCGCAAACAAGAAAAGGAGGAGAAAAAGGCGCTAAAAGCCGAGCAAGTGAGCAAGAAGCTTTCAATGCAAATGGACAAGAAGTCGCCTTGA
- the pdk-1 gene encoding 3-phosphoinositide-dependent protein kinase 1 (Confirmed by transcript evidence), producing the protein MEDLTPTNTSLDTTTTNNDTTSDREAAPTTLNLTPTASESENSLSPVTAEDLIAKSIKEGCPKRTSNDFMFLQSMGEGAYSQVFRCREVATDAMFAVKVLQKSYLNRHQKMDAIIREKNILTYLSQECGGHPFVTQLYTHFHDQARIYFVIGLVENGDLGESLCHFGSFDMLTSKFFASEILTGLQFLHDNKIVHRDMKPDNVLIQKDGHILITDFGSAQAFGGLQLSQEGFTDANQASSRSSDSGSPPPTRFYSDEEVPEENTARRTTFVGTALYVSPEMLADGDVGPQTDIWGLGCILFQCLAGQPPFRAVNQYHLLKRIQELDFSFPEGFPEEASEIIAKILVRDPSTRITSQELMAHKFFENVDWVNIANIKPPVLHAYIPATFGEPEYYSNIGPVEPGLDDRALFRLMNLGNDASASQPSTFRPSNVEHRGDPFVSEIAPRANSEAEKNRAARAQKLEEQRVKNPFHIFTNNSLILKQGYLEKKRGLFARRRMFLLTEGPHLLYIDVPNLVLKGEVPWTPCMQVELKNSGTFFIHTPNRVYYLFDLEKKADEWCKAINDVRKRYSVTIEKTFNSAMRDGTFGSIYGKKKSRKEMMREQKALRRKQEKEEKKALKAEQVSKKLSMQMDKKSP; encoded by the exons ATGGAGGATCTCACACCAACTAACACGTCGCTCGACACCACAACTACTAACAATGACACGACATCGGATCGTGAAGCGGCGCCAACG acgCTCAACTTAACACCAACAGCAAGTGAATCGGAGAACAGCTTATCCCCAGTCACCGCCGAAGATCTCATAGCTAAAAGCATTAAAGAAGGATGTCCGAAGAGAACTTCCAACGACTTCATGTTTCTTCAGAGTATGGGCGAAGGAGCCTACAGCCAG GTATTCCGATGTCGCGAAGTGGCAACAGATGCGATGTTCGCCGTCAAAGTGCTCCAGAAGTCGTACCTCAACCGCCATCAAAAAATGGACGCAATCATTCGCGAGAAGAATATCTTAACATACCTGTCACAAGAATGCGGTGGTCATCCGTTTGTCACACAGCTCTACACACATTTTCACGACCAGGCTAgaattt ATTTCGTGATCGGACTTGTTGAAAATGGTGATCTTGGCGAGTCGCTGTGCCATTTTGGATCATTCGACATGCTCACCTCAAAATTCTTTGCCTCGGAAATCCTCACCGGACTGCAATTCCTACACGACAACAAAATTGTGCACAGAGACATGAAGCCGGACAATGTGCTCATCCAGAAAGACGGTCACATTCTCATCACAGATTTTGGAAGTGCCCAGGCGTTTGGCGGTCTCCAACTGTCACAGGAGGGCTTTACGGATGCGAATCAGGCAAGCTCGCGATCTTCGGATTCTGGATCGCCGCCGCCAACTCGATTCTATTCGGATGAGGAGG TTCCAGAAGAGAACACTGCTCGACGTACCACATTTGTTGGAACTGCTCTCTACGTGAGCCCGGAGATGCTAGCTGACGGAGATGTGGGACCACA AACCGACATTTGGGGATTGGGATGTATCCTTTTCCAGTGTCTAGCCGGACAGCCACCATTCAGAGCCGTCAACCAGTACCATCTTTTGAAAAGAATCCAGGAGTTGGATTTCTCGTTCCCAGAAGGATTTCCAGAGGAAGCGTCGGAAATTATCGCAAAGATTTTG GTGCGCGACCCGAGTACCCGTATCACCAGTCAAGAACTTATGGCtcacaagttttttgaaaacgttgaCTGGGTGAACATTGCAAATATCAAGCCACCAGTCCTGCACGCCTACATTCCAGCCACATTTGGCGAGCCGGAGTACTACTCTAACATTGGGCCTGTCGAGCCGGGACTTGATGATCGTGCCTTGTTCCGTTTGATGAATTTGGGAAATGATGCTAGCGCATCACAGCCATCAAC TTTCAGACCGTCTAACGTGGAACATCGCGGAGACCCATTTGTTTCGGAAATTGCACC ACGCGCCAATTCGGAAGCCGAAAAGAACCGCGCCGCACGTGCGCAGAAGCTCGAAGAGCAACGTGTCAAAAACCCATTCCACATCTTCACCAACAACTCGCTCATTTTGAAACAAGGATATTTGGAAAAGAAGCGAGGATTGTTTGCCAGACGCCGAATGTTCCTGTTGACCGAAGGACCGCATCTCTTGTACATTGATGTGCCGAATCTTGTGCTCAAAGGAGAGGTACCATGGACGCCGTGCATGCAGGTGGAGCTAAAAAACTCGGGAACTTTCTTTATACATACG cccaacCGCGTCTACTACTTGTTTGATCTCGAAAAGAAAGCAGATGAGTGGTGTAAGGCTATCAATGATGTTCGCAAGCGGTACTCGGTGACTATCGAAAAGACTTTTAACTCTGCGATGCGTGACGGAACATTTGGCAGCATTTATGGAAAGAAAAAGTCCAGAAAG gaaatgATGCGTGAACAGAAGGCGCTGCGCCGCAAACAAGAAAAGGAGGAGAAAAAGGCGCTAAAAGCCGAGCAAGTGAGCAAGAAGCTTTCAATGCAAATGGACAAGAAGTCGCCTTGA
- the F21E9.2 gene encoding CX domain-containing protein (Confirmed by transcript evidence): protein MTRWESFPISEQEQAYLASTMTTTTTNVATAAQNLVRHSLGGFIRQEVSETGQTICFYRYNTADTAIPYLCELGCCSHGCCTISDLAARSTSFGWAIALLVMVLITIVFAVLALLTVWLMNRHKDRIHKQHLAESVIESPSVSQISGPTSFYPDVQFNHLSGFKSY from the exons ATGACTCGTTGGGAGAGCTTTCCAATAAGCGAACAGGAACAAGCCTACCTAGCTTCAACGATGACTACAACGAC aacAAACGTGGCAACTGCTGCTCAAAACCTTGTCCGCCACAGCCTAGGTGGTTTCATCCGTCAAGAAGTGTCCGAAACCGGTCAGACTATCTGCTTCTACCGCTATAACACAGCCGACACAGCAATCCCATACCTTTGCGAACTTGGATGTTGCAGCCATGGATGTTGTACTATTTCGGATCTTGCTGC ACGCAGTACATCGTTTGGCTGGGCGATAGCTCTTCTGGTTATGGTGCTCATAACCATCGTGTTTGCTGTCCTTGCTCTGCTCACCGTTTGGCTCATGAACCGGCATAAGGATCGAATTCACAAGCAGCACTTAGCAGAGAGTGTTATTGAGAGCCCGTCAGTTAGTCAA ATAAGTGGCCCAACGTCCTTCTACCCCGATGTGCAATTCAACCATCTCAGTGGTTTCAAGTCATATTAa
- the ttr-37 gene encoding Transthyretin-like family protein (Confirmed by transcript evidence) has product MRSLTITIFLSFYTLQVAPRAVEISDELPIQAISASGRLFCGDKPLIGIPVKLIDKDHGDDRDDLLDEKKTDEEGKFHVTGGTYEKAVIEPALKIYHDCNDGNHKCQKRLFWDIPQKYVSTDLYKIPVFDLGSINLELGFGNEKRDCRH; this is encoded by the exons ATGAGATCATTAACTATCACCATCTTCCTTTCCTTTTACACACTGCAAGTTGCTCCGCGAGCCGTCGAAATATCCGATGAGCTTCCGATTCAAGCAATTTCCGCGTCAGGGCGGTTATTTTGTGGGGACAAGCCGCTCATTGGGATTCCAGTGAAATTAATTGACAAAGATCATG gtgacGACAGAGACGATCTGCTAGATGAAAAGAAAACCGACGAAGAGGGAAAATTCCACGTTACTGGAGGAACTTATGAGAAAGCTGTAATTGAGCCAgccctgaaaatttatcatgATTGCAATGATGGTAAtcat aaatgccAAAAACGATTATTCTGGGACATTCCTCAAAAGTACGTGAGCACTGACTTGTACAAAATCCCAGTTTTCGACCTGGGATCTATCAACTTGGAATTGGgatttggaaatgaaaaaCGAGATTGCAGGCactga